Proteins from one Microbacterium proteolyticum genomic window:
- a CDS encoding glycosyltransferase family 4 protein — protein sequence MAHIVLDARGYFTTTGRYIRKLVEGLSRLEDDHRYTLVLPADRLEDWSPPSERFRAVGSSAPFFSFAEQVGLARQIRALRPDLVHFCMPQQPVVLGIPRVTTFHDMTLLKIRNAKKSRVVSWSRRAVGRVAFTAAAHVGRANIVVSRFSAEDLRRFTGAPRRSIVLTYEAADAITDAAETVPVPFERFVLFVGNQVPYKNLERLFDAVQDLAPTHPGLGLVVAGRIDDDGRRILQRRPDIARGAHFTGYVSDGGLRWLYENAAVFAFPSFLEGFGLPGLEAMRHGCPVASSTATCLPEIYGDAAIYFAPDDRGAMASALRRVIEDPKVAASLVRRGRRRVEDFSWERMADETRAVYERALRARDAVTTDPVEAGRPPGNG from the coding sequence ATGGCCCACATCGTTCTCGACGCGCGCGGATACTTCACCACGACGGGGCGCTACATCCGGAAGCTGGTGGAGGGTCTCTCCCGCCTCGAGGACGATCACCGCTACACCCTCGTGCTCCCCGCGGACCGGCTCGAGGACTGGTCGCCGCCGTCCGAGCGGTTCCGGGCCGTCGGTTCGTCCGCGCCGTTCTTCTCCTTCGCGGAGCAGGTGGGCCTCGCCCGCCAGATCCGGGCGCTGCGACCCGACCTCGTGCACTTCTGCATGCCCCAGCAGCCGGTGGTCCTCGGCATTCCAAGGGTCACGACGTTCCACGACATGACCCTCCTGAAGATCCGCAACGCCAAGAAGTCGCGCGTCGTCTCGTGGTCGCGGCGCGCCGTCGGCCGAGTCGCGTTCACCGCCGCCGCGCACGTGGGGCGGGCCAACATCGTCGTCAGCCGCTTCAGCGCCGAGGATCTCCGTCGCTTCACCGGGGCTCCGCGCCGCAGCATCGTCCTGACGTACGAGGCGGCGGATGCGATCACGGACGCCGCCGAGACGGTTCCCGTGCCGTTCGAGCGATTCGTGCTGTTCGTGGGCAACCAGGTTCCCTACAAGAACCTCGAGCGCCTCTTCGACGCGGTCCAGGACCTCGCTCCGACCCACCCGGGGCTGGGGCTCGTCGTCGCGGGGCGGATCGACGACGACGGCCGCCGGATCCTGCAGAGGCGGCCCGACATCGCCCGGGGCGCGCACTTCACCGGCTACGTCTCCGACGGCGGCCTGCGCTGGTTGTACGAGAACGCCGCCGTCTTCGCCTTCCCCTCGTTCCTCGAGGGCTTCGGGCTGCCGGGGTTGGAGGCGATGCGTCACGGCTGCCCCGTCGCGAGCAGCACCGCCACCTGCCTCCCCGAGATCTACGGCGACGCGGCGATCTACTTCGCGCCTGACGACCGGGGAGCGATGGCATCCGCTCTCCGCCGGGTGATCGAAGACCCCAAGGTCGCGGCGAGCCTCGTGCGCCGGGGGCGCCGCCGTGTCGAGGACTTCTCGTGGGAGCGGATGGCGGACGAGACGCGGGCGGTCTACGAGCGGGCCCTGCGCGCCCGGGATGCCGTGACCACGGACCCCGTAGAGGCCGGGCGGCCGCCGGGCAACGGATAG
- a CDS encoding glycosyltransferase family 4 protein, which produces MTSPLAPVVINGRFLTHTPTGVQRWAREITRGLADRMPVLVAVPPEDLIEPDLGAPILRVGRLRGHAWEQWSLPRFLRASGSPLLLGLANTGPTLYRPQIASHLDIIYVRHPESFARSFRLLYGALVPGLLRRSERVLTVSAFSAGELHAHFGLPPEKITVVHAAVGPDFRPEGPRHDAGEPYLLAVSSPNRHKNFDALMTAFETARTSTVRRLLIVGDQARAFQSRGARERDRVEFLGRVDDAELMALYRGAAAFAFPSLYEGFGIPPLEAQRMGTPVLAARAASLPEVLGDSVLWVDPTDVADIRRGIERLDADPGLRERLSRAGRENEARFSWDAAVDRVEEVIRDVRRSLRGA; this is translated from the coding sequence ATGACCTCCCCCCTCGCCCCCGTCGTCATCAACGGCCGCTTCCTCACCCATACCCCCACCGGGGTCCAGCGCTGGGCGCGCGAGATCACGCGCGGGCTCGCGGACCGGATGCCGGTGCTCGTGGCGGTGCCCCCCGAAGACCTCATCGAGCCCGACCTCGGTGCACCGATCCTCCGAGTGGGACGGCTGCGGGGCCACGCATGGGAGCAGTGGTCGCTCCCCCGTTTCCTCCGAGCCTCCGGTTCGCCGCTCCTCCTGGGACTCGCGAACACGGGTCCCACGCTCTACCGCCCCCAGATCGCCTCGCACCTCGACATCATCTACGTGCGGCATCCCGAGAGCTTCGCCCGGTCGTTCCGTCTTCTCTACGGCGCGCTCGTCCCCGGGCTGCTGCGCCGCAGCGAACGGGTGCTCACGGTGAGCGCCTTCTCCGCCGGCGAGCTGCACGCGCACTTCGGGCTGCCCCCCGAGAAGATCACCGTGGTGCACGCCGCCGTCGGCCCCGACTTCCGTCCGGAGGGCCCCCGCCACGACGCGGGCGAGCCCTATCTGCTGGCGGTGTCGTCGCCGAACCGGCACAAGAACTTCGACGCGCTCATGACGGCGTTCGAGACCGCCCGGACCTCCACCGTCCGTCGACTGCTGATCGTCGGCGACCAGGCGCGCGCCTTCCAGTCGCGCGGGGCGCGGGAGCGGGACCGTGTCGAATTCCTCGGCCGCGTCGACGACGCCGAGCTGATGGCCCTGTACCGGGGAGCGGCGGCCTTCGCCTTCCCCTCGCTGTACGAGGGATTCGGCATCCCCCCTCTCGAGGCCCAGCGCATGGGCACGCCCGTGCTCGCGGCGCGCGCGGCCTCGCTACCCGAAGTGCTCGGCGACAGCGTCCTGTGGGTCGATCCCACCGACGTGGCCGACATCCGACGGGGGATCGAGCGCCTCGACGCCGATCCGGGGCTCCGCGAGCGTCTGTCGCGCGCCGGACGCGAGAACGAGGCGCGCTTCTCCTGGGATGCCGCCGTCGACCGGGTCGAAGAGGTCATCCGCGACGTGCGGCGATCGCTCCGCGGAGCCTGA
- a CDS encoding glycosyltransferase family 4 protein: MPSPDVPPTTPRVVLHLVDRATGGVPVAVRGYIENSPPGFRHIVASPHGPDGPAAVWAEGSRVLDARHVDWDVAHPLAAISGVRALVSRFAPDVVHAHSSFPGVYARAALRDGPRRVYTPHCFAFERRDVGRVARSAYRGIERALRGRADLLAAAGPGEAVAAARLGYPAARIRVIPNVPSVRRVSPVPPAPTDAETLTVGMLGRWAPQKDPDLFVDAVRRLRADLPGLRVHGRWIGGGEGADAAPEDIEVTGWQAPDSVAAQLGGLDVYLHSAAWEAAVAIAILDAVECGVPVLARPLAAMPGLPSAVQWDVGLGTLVAAVRAGSLARWQDDNRARWAEYLGGTFTAEAQRAALRAVWA; the protein is encoded by the coding sequence GTGCCTTCCCCAGACGTCCCACCGACGACCCCGCGCGTCGTCCTCCATCTCGTCGATCGCGCGACGGGAGGGGTGCCGGTCGCGGTGCGAGGTTACATCGAGAACTCCCCACCGGGATTCCGTCACATCGTCGCGTCGCCGCACGGGCCGGACGGCCCGGCGGCTGTCTGGGCGGAAGGGTCGCGCGTGCTCGACGCGCGCCACGTGGACTGGGACGTCGCGCACCCGCTCGCCGCGATCTCCGGCGTCCGCGCCCTCGTCTCCCGGTTCGCTCCGGACGTCGTCCACGCCCACTCCAGCTTCCCGGGCGTGTACGCCCGCGCGGCGCTGCGCGACGGCCCGCGGCGGGTCTACACGCCGCACTGCTTCGCCTTCGAGCGCCGCGACGTGGGCAGGGTCGCGCGCTCCGCCTATCGCGGGATCGAGCGCGCGCTCCGCGGACGTGCCGACCTGCTCGCCGCGGCCGGTCCGGGCGAGGCCGTCGCCGCCGCGCGGCTGGGATACCCGGCGGCACGGATCAGGGTCATCCCGAACGTGCCGTCGGTGCGGCGGGTGTCGCCTGTCCCACCCGCCCCGACGGATGCCGAGACCCTGACCGTCGGGATGCTGGGGCGCTGGGCGCCGCAGAAGGATCCCGACCTGTTCGTGGATGCGGTGAGACGCCTGCGTGCGGACCTTCCGGGCCTCCGCGTCCATGGGCGGTGGATCGGCGGCGGGGAGGGCGCCGACGCCGCACCCGAAGACATCGAGGTCACGGGCTGGCAGGCCCCCGACTCCGTCGCGGCGCAGCTCGGCGGACTCGACGTGTACCTGCACTCGGCCGCGTGGGAGGCGGCCGTGGCGATCGCGATCCTGGATGCCGTGGAGTGCGGGGTCCCGGTCCTCGCGCGCCCGCTCGCGGCGATGCCCGGCCTGCCGTCCGCGGTGCAGTGGGACGTCGGGCTGGGAACGCTCGTCGCCGCGGTGCGCGCGGGGAGCCTGGCCCGGTGGCAGGACGACAACCGGGCCCGGTGGGCCGAGTATCTCGGCGGGACGTTCACCGCGGAAGCCCAACGCGCGGCCCTGCGCGCCGTGTGGGCGTGA